In one Hymenobacter sp. DG25B genomic region, the following are encoded:
- a CDS encoding alpha/beta hydrolase translates to MAFFHAWRFTHFSPAATVRTSNPERLAGWRKLGVLLTGVSNPKPHSLALPDFPYTNHFLSSPNGRLEAWYSTVPNAQGTVALFHGYTSNKAALLPEAAYFRSLGFNVLLTDFAGNGGSAGYTCTVGYREAEDVRTAFNWVRRNQPGQPVILYGVSMGAEAILRAESELGVSAQANILECPYGSMLQTARNRFAAMHLPDFPMAQLLVFWGGVQNGFWAFDLDATQFASHITTPTLLMWGEADPRVTREETDAIFQNLRGPKQRQDFAGSGHEPYWKRHKARWEWKVMEFADKYSHQTIANGTAATNSTLVHHQL, encoded by the coding sequence GTGGCCTTTTTCCATGCCTGGCGCTTCACCCATTTCTCCCCTGCCGCCACCGTGCGCACCAGTAATCCGGAGCGGCTGGCCGGCTGGCGCAAGCTGGGCGTGCTGCTCACGGGCGTATCTAACCCGAAGCCGCACAGCCTGGCCCTGCCAGATTTTCCCTACACCAATCACTTTTTATCCAGCCCCAACGGGCGCCTGGAAGCGTGGTATAGCACAGTGCCCAATGCCCAGGGCACCGTGGCCCTTTTTCATGGCTACACCAGCAATAAAGCCGCACTACTTCCGGAAGCCGCTTATTTCCGCAGCCTGGGATTTAATGTTTTGCTGACTGATTTTGCTGGTAACGGTGGCTCCGCCGGCTACACCTGCACCGTAGGATACCGGGAAGCAGAAGACGTACGCACGGCTTTTAACTGGGTGCGCCGGAATCAGCCCGGGCAGCCAGTTATTCTCTATGGTGTGAGTATGGGTGCCGAAGCTATTTTAAGAGCTGAGAGTGAGCTGGGAGTATCGGCCCAGGCAAACATTCTGGAATGCCCTTACGGTAGCATGCTTCAAACGGCGCGAAACCGCTTCGCCGCCATGCACCTGCCTGATTTCCCAATGGCTCAGTTGTTGGTTTTCTGGGGTGGCGTACAAAATGGCTTCTGGGCCTTTGACCTGGATGCTACCCAGTTTGCCAGCCATATCACCACGCCTACCCTACTAATGTGGGGCGAAGCAGATCCGCGCGTAACCCGTGAGGAAACCGATGCTATTTTCCAGAACCTGCGGGGGCCAAAGCAACGACAGGATTTTGCCGGCTCTGGTCATGAGCCCTATTGGAAGCGCCACAAGGCGCGGTGGGAATGGAAAGTGATGGAGTTTGCCGATAAGTATTCACATCAAACCATAGCCAATGGAACTGCTGCAACGAATTCAACGCTGGTACACCATCAATTGTAA